A single window of Sneathiella limimaris DNA harbors:
- a CDS encoding DUF6111 family protein, with product MLFHLMLFLIPFVIYGIYLLMVKRAGGEGTVKGRSVAITAIIGLVLMGGSFIVLWAVQDNPKDGVYIPPRYEDGKLIEGQILPREPD from the coding sequence ATGTTATTCCATTTGATGCTGTTCCTGATCCCGTTCGTGATTTACGGGATTTACCTGCTGATGGTGAAGCGGGCCGGGGGCGAGGGAACTGTTAAAGGCAGATCTGTTGCCATTACGGCGATCATCGGCCTTGTCCTGATGGGCGGCAGCTTTATCGTTCTCTGGGCCGTTCAGGACAACCCCAAGGATGGTGTTTACATTCCACCCCGCTATGAAGATGGAAAGCTGATCGAAGGCCAGATCCTGCCGCGCGAACCGGATTAG